The Musa acuminata AAA Group cultivar baxijiao chromosome BXJ2-5, Cavendish_Baxijiao_AAA, whole genome shotgun sequence genomic interval TGTTGTGTTATAACAGCTTGGATGAACATGCATAAATCTTTTTGATGGCTTAGCAAGATTCATGATTGCAATGAAGGTTTAAAAATCAGTTAAATATCAGTTACAACTGTTCATTGGTCCAGTACTGAACCAATGTATTAAACGGCATATCAACTTGCACCGTCTGGTAtcattaaaaaagaataaaaagataaaatatcaattgATTCTGAAATATATAGTTAAACATTGGTTCTTTGGATTGGTAAATTGATTCGTATAGATATGATCGAGTATTTGAAGCCTTAACTGTAGCAAATGTCATAGGTTTCTGCAGTATTTAATTTACAGCTCCTTGATATTTTTCCTTCTAACTTGTAGGATGAAACAAAACTGTAGAATAACCTGAAATAACTGTAGAATATTTTTCCTTCTTTGTTTGTATTGCAGtttagataatatatttatctttttggaaaaaaaaacctGAAATTTTATTTGCAGTTGCATAAGCTCGAGAAGCCTTTCCCTGTACTTGCACAGTGAATTGAAAGTGGCCATTGTTTTGACTATTGTTAACTACTCTGATGACTTCCACTGCTAAAGCTCAACGATTTGCTAACATGACTTGGAATCATAATTGCAGGTCACATTTGTTTTCACTAATCAAGTGGATGGAAAACTTGTTCCAGTTGAATCAGGAGTAAGATCCACTCAGCATTTAGATAACCAAAAGTATGAGAAGAAAGATGGGAAATCAATGTTCTTGCCTATGCAAATTAAGCAACAATCTACAAAATCCAATGGAAACACTTGCCTGAAGAGTTTCAGCGGCCTAGACACTCCCCTGTCCAAAGAACCCAAGTCGATGAAAACATTGCGGAAGTTGCATTTGCTTAAGAAGTCTAACGTCTCTTTTGGTGACCAATCCTCTCTCAAAAGGATGCCTATTGCTTCTTGTTTATCTGATGATGATTTCACATAAATCTACAGATCTGGCATCTTGTTGAACATACAGTCACCTAGGAGACCATGCCAAAGTTGGCATAGCTGGCTAGATGCTTCAATCGGAATTTGGAAAGATAAGCACGGAGAAGAAGGAAACCAGAAGAGCTGTCCTGGTTAAGCATATTTTCCGAAGAAATAAAGCTGCAGGTTCTTCTGGCTTCTCTTCAACATTATTGCCAAAGGAATTTGCTTTTCTGCCTGTATCTGTCAGACAATAAGGCCTCTGATCCTTGAATCGTTATACAAATACACTCGAGTTTGTGCTGTGCCAAACTCTGATCGATTGCAACGTGACAAGTCATTCCCTTTGTAATAGTTGAGCTTTTGACAATTGGGCTCATCTAAAGGATCCAGGTCGCCCCAAGGTTTTGACCACCGCACAAGTTCTCTTTACCCGTTTATAAGTAGGCATAAAACCGGTAAAAGAAAAAGCATCGCAGTGGTATTATTTTCtagtctattttattttattgcattTAATTGTGTACAAGCAAGTTTGTGAGTCAGTATTATTTGATTGCTTTGTTACTGTGAGTTAGTTTCTGTTTGAAGTTGTATTTTATTCCTCCCATACAGGTGTAGGCAACGTTCATTATTCTATTCCGGTTTGGTCAGATGAGCTTACTCCGCCTAACTCAGACAAGTGGATGATCCTCATCCATTGGTCTTTATTGAGAAACGTATTCTGTACACTGTTTCCCATAAACAAGTTATAGAGAGGACGTCAACGTTTCTTTGTTGGTAAGATCGAGACGTAATCCATGGATCACAGGGGGAACTCCTCTCACTTGTCTTATCTTTACTCACTGATCCCAATCCATCATTTCCCCTTTGGATTCTTTCTCCCTTGTTGCATCATAACCAAAAGGTCTTAGGAAAGAAATCTTTTTGCGGAAATTAAAGAAAAGAACAGAGTGTGGAACTTGAAGGAGACATTGTTCTTATCGTTTCTTTTTCCTTCCATCTGGACGAAGCTCGAAATCACGATTCTACCACTCCCTCCCGCCACAGATCCCGGTGAGCAGCAGCATCGGAGCCGTCGCAAATACTCCACACGCCGCCGTCGTCGCTCCGCAGCCGGAGCAGGCGGTAGCACCCTCCCGTCCGCGAACAGAGCCTCGCCGCCCACTGCCACGTGCTCCGCGGGGCCGCCGAAGTCGTAGAGCCCCTCCGCCCCGTCGCTACCTCCGGCCAGCCGCCGCTCCCTTTGGAGGAACTCTCCCAGAGAGGTCGGCCCCGCCATGTCGTTCCCGCACAGCCGCCACAAGCGCCTCCTCCCCCAGCGGACGCGCCGCCGCCGCTTCTCCGCTGCCCTCGGCTTCGGCCTCCTCTCCGCTTCCCCGGCGGAGGTTCCTCCGCCGCCACCGTGCTCCCGCCACGACGGAAGCCTCATCGAGTGGGCAGCGGCCTCGGCGTAGGTGACGCCCATCAGGCTCCCCAGCGTCGTGCTCCGGTCGGGGAAGAAGGACGCCGTTGACTGCGTAATCGGCAACGGATAACCAGTTCATCACTACAAAACCAAACTCGAAGGCAGTCCTCTGCCGCTTTCTCTTACCTCGGTGTCGAGATCGGAGGAGGAAATAGAGTCGTTGGAGGGAGACGAAGGGATGAGATAGGTGTCCGGATCCATGGCTCCGAAGAAGTTTCCTGGACAGAAACAGAGCCGCAGGAGGACGACGAGATGGAATGGAGGATTGAAAGAGACGAGACGATGGTGGTGAAGAAGAGGAGGAGTGGGGCATGAAATGACGGGACTGGCCTTGATGCTCGAGGGCTCGCAGTCACTGCATGGGCGATGACGTACGACGCGGGGCGTCTGAACACTTTTAGGTCAGCTGATTTGGACGTCATTGGATTAATGGCGTTTGTTTTCGTTGACTAGTCCAAGAAAACAAGCAAACTGATCGACCACAGGAGATTCCACAGTGCATGCGCATGACATCAATTGCTTGTCGTACTAAAATTCATGATTGAAATAAGAGAACAGGAGATAAAATTTTATTGAGATTATGTCACGATGGATTGCCAATCATCCTGAATAGATGATCTCAGACCAATTTGGCTGAGACCCGACTCCGATATTTGtctcatttattttaattaagtATCCTATCATTTGCCTCATTTCTAACACTGCAATCAATagctttttttttcaagaaaagagaaaaaaatatagtaAAAAACTAAGCTGAATGGATAGATCCAACCAACAAACCAAAAAAGACAAATAGAAAGATAAACTTTCTTCCCAGAAGAAGACAGATGTTCTAAAATCCATCAAGAAGGTTCTAAGAAGATGACAAATGTCTTGAAGTAGGATCCCAAGTTGTTTAGCCATCAGCAGCCCTTCTCTTCCTGTAGTCGTTTCACAGAAAAATATATCCCCTTTAGAAAGATTCATAAATCCACAAAATAAATATTAAGCAGTATAATGAATCCAATTCCTCCGTTGTCTTTTTGATCTCAGGAGCTATCACTATTGAGTTTACACCAATCCTCATGTTTGTAACTTATGTGATGCATCGGGAGTTGATACTGTTTGATCCTATTCCAAACGTTCAAGATTGTTTAGATATCTTCTCGAGGGAGAGATAGAGCGATGAGAGCGATGTAAGGGCTGGAGAGGATGATTTCAAGATTATCGTCGAGCCCTCGGAGTTATCGTGAGGTGGAGCCGAAGTAGATTTGATCTTCGTTGAGATCTTGCATAATAGGTCAGTGTTAGGGGATTCCCGACTCGATCCCTCCATTGCTTAAATTAGTAGATAAAGGATAGATCATTCTTTCATGGGATTGAGGACCGACCTTTATACCTGTGAAGCTGACAGGAGGGGATGGCAACTGGTGAGGACTGATTATACCTTTTTTCGGTGTAATCGTGTGAGCGACCAACCCGTACACCTCCAACAATGTGGGTCGACCTAGCTCTTGTAGCGTGGCAACGATTCGTGCAATCCTGTGCGACACGAAGTTGGCTGAGGGATGATTGAGAGAGCACTGTCTACTATCTCAGCCCTTTTCTAAATCATACAGATGGAACTGTGACTAATGTTAGAATATTTCCTATCACCTCCAATAGAGGATCCCAAGTAACTAGGATTCAATTTACCCTATCACTGTTTTCAGATAAAAGAGTCTTCATGGAGCATGAAATAAAGCTACAACTTGATAGAAAATGGAGGGATAGTGCCACTGGTTATTAAAAAGTTTGTCATTAAACAATTTTCAAATAAAGACTAGAAAATTTGAAGGCATCATTGCAGTTAAGTGAGTCTCCCTTCCTATGCCAATCATCAGAATCTCAGGTATCAAAATATAAGAAAGTGGTACCAAATTTGTTTTGAACCCAGTCCCACACCAATCTGGCATGATTGCAGTGGAAGAAAAGATGAACAACACACACTCAGAAGAAGTATCAATCTCAAAAGCAAGCAATCTATCATAAGTTAGCTGCTACAATTTAGAGGCTTTCAGCAGAAAAACTTTAATCTGGAGGACCATAAGAAGCCTCCACAGATTGCCACTCGTCTCAAAAACCTGTAGAATCCAACTTACAGGATTGAAGGAAATAGAATGCAGGTTTGGCTGAGGCTTTACCATGCAGAATCAATAGCATAAATGCATCACAATAGCCTCAAACTCTAAGCTCCAAAAGTTCTAAATCGGATGAGGTTCTTGTAATTTATTGACAAGCTTACATTTCTTGCATCAAACATGGATTCCAATAACTTATTTTTACATCAATGCCTCAAAGACCAAACAATTAATGACATGCAACTGCAAAAGAATGATACATGGCTCTGCAACACATGctgaaagagaaggaaagaaaaagcCCTGCTATCCATCTGCTGTGTTCATGTCTTTCTTCAGAACAAGGTTTCCTGATTCATTCCTGGTGAAGAGCTTGTCGACCAATTCATCCCACTTGGTTCTGCCACTGGATTTTGAACCAGTGCTTGAAGTTGTGCCTTCCTGACCTTGAGAAGGCGCAGCGCCGGTGACCTCACTGTGGTCTCCTGTTGCGGCCACCACAGCATGCGGTATGTCCAAGGTCACTGCTCTTTCCAGCGCGTtcttgtgttcttgctcaagaCTCAGATTCCTACTCATTTTTTGTTCTGGTGGAGCGGTTTTGGGCACCATATCCTTCAGCAGCTGCAACATAACCAGCTTTCAGAACTCTTCAAACTTCTGAAACATAGTCTAGTGTTAACAAGAAGGCAACTAACAATTCATCGTTGATAAATCTAGTGTGTGCAATCCTTATTTTAACATGGTTCAGATACATGGTTTTCACCGTTTACTCCTAAATTTGAGATGGTCCGGTTGAGTGATCGCCATAAAAAACTCTACCCTGTTGATGCTATACGTGGAAGTATATAGGTATACCAGAGTTTTGCATGGATGTACTTAAAAAGATATATTGGAGTCGAGTAAATTCTTATTTTAACATGCACAAGGATGTAGTTTTCTTTGTTTAGCCTATTAAGATGGAAACAATTAAGACCGATAAAAtcttatgaaagatgacaaatgaGAAAGATGCGTCGGTATCAAAGATGACAAAGCTGAGTGTATTGAGGTCTTACATCTAAAGCCTTTTGTGCTTCACGCTCTATCCATACAATTGCATGGTCCGATGTGGTACTACATGATAGCACAATGTGCTCGAATCTTCCGTCTACAGGAATGGCAGTCCTCACCTCTGGAGGATATCTTCCACATCTGCATCCACAGATATTATTGTGGATTTATTCATTTGCATTTATTCAACATACACACATATGCATTTATTCTTTTCGTGGCCTTGTTTGAATCCTAGGCATTAGATTCCATATCAATAGTTGGACATAGTAGTTGATTTTGGCAAATCACTCAGTGGCATAATTGTAAATGAGGATAAGCACTTGTTCCTTCAAATTATCCATATCGACTGAAGCGACAATGGAAATTTTGCCCCGAATCAAAGTATTTAGTAGAAGTTAATGATCCTACATTGGTCTCAATGAAAGTAAATAGTTTATTGAACCATAATAAGGGATAGTTCTCCTCATCTTCAGGAAGTGCAGTTCATTGTCAATGCTGTTGTCAAAATTTTTCATAATATATATGATCAAACAATTCTTCATCCATTGATCTTCCATTCTACACTGGAATCAACCCTTTGCGACATTCATTGCTGAAAATGCTCGCTCCTTAGTTGTTGCTATTGGCAGAGTCAATTCTGATTTTATCGAGTGTTCAATTGAAATGACCtaatttttataatgaaaatctTCGTCAAGAAAATTTGAACCAAATAACCTGAATAAAGTTTGCAATAGTGATCTCCTATCTAACGGCACCCATGTGACTGCACGTCAATGGAAACTTGAAACCTTGATATGTATGAAGTAAACCCAAGGAACTTATGATTGTTTGCATTCATGACCTTTCTGAAAGTTGATTTCGACTATGTAAGCAACATTTCAAGATCTTAAATCCATTGGTGATGTTTATATCACTTAGGCATGCTCCAAAACTACAAAACTtggaaaatttttaattattaaaaatcagAAACTCAGCCACTCGATAATAAATCAATGCATAAATTTCAACTTATAAAGATATTCAATAATCAATAGATCAGGTCAGTTGGATAAGTCACCGTCTTCAGTAGAAGTTTATTATAAGTAACCATGATTAAATCAGTTCCAGAAATAGtaatataaaatacaaaaagagACGTGAGATTAGTTTTCACAGACATAAACCAAAGAAGTCAGACAACACTTTTA includes:
- the LOC135612976 gene encoding uncharacterized protein At3g17950-like — its product is MDPDTYLIPSSPSNDSISSSDLDTESTASFFPDRSTTLGSLMGVTYAEAAAHSMRLPSWREHGGGGGTSAGEAERRPKPRAAEKRRRRVRWGRRRLWRLCGNDMAGPTSLGEFLQRERRLAGGSDGAEGLYDFGGPAEHVAVGGEALFADGRVLPPAPAAERRRRRVEYLRRLRCCCSPGSVAGGSGRIVISSFVQMEGKRNDKNNVSFKFHTLFFSLISAKRFLS